A DNA window from Halomonas zincidurans B6 contains the following coding sequences:
- a CDS encoding AEC family transporter, translated as MLAELFAVMAPVFFGASLGYFWIRLGYDYPVEFVTKLVFNIGTPALVLAALGNAEIDAQSFGRTMLGTLLVLAAMGLASVLMARLLGKNWKVIVSPMMFPNTGNMGLPVTLYAFGSAGFAYAITAMVAVSLVQFTFGALLASRSGRPLRTLARTPTVYAILIATALLLTDTTLPRWLANTVDLISGFSVPLMLITLGVSLASIQVKSIAAGFKFSLLRIPAAAAIAYGVAQLLGLPPLAQSVLVLQMSMPVAVYNYLFAQRARREPEFVAGLVFCSTLLSFLYLPVLLAVLN; from the coding sequence ATGCTCGCCGAACTCTTCGCGGTGATGGCCCCGGTATTCTTCGGCGCCAGCCTGGGTTATTTCTGGATACGCCTGGGCTACGACTACCCGGTCGAGTTCGTCACCAAGCTGGTCTTCAACATCGGCACGCCGGCACTGGTGCTGGCTGCGCTGGGCAACGCCGAGATCGACGCCCAGAGCTTCGGCCGGACGATGCTCGGCACGCTGCTGGTGCTCGCCGCGATGGGCCTGGCGAGCGTGCTGATGGCCAGGCTGTTGGGCAAGAACTGGAAGGTCATCGTCTCGCCGATGATGTTTCCCAACACCGGCAACATGGGCCTGCCGGTGACGCTCTACGCCTTCGGCAGCGCCGGCTTCGCCTACGCCATCACCGCGATGGTCGCGGTATCGCTGGTCCAGTTCACCTTCGGCGCGCTGCTCGCCAGCCGCAGCGGCCGCCCGCTGCGTACCCTGGCGCGCACGCCCACCGTCTACGCGATCCTGATCGCCACGGCGCTGCTGCTCACCGACACCACCCTGCCGCGCTGGCTGGCCAATACCGTGGACCTGATCTCGGGTTTCAGCGTGCCGCTGATGCTGATCACCCTCGGCGTGTCGCTGGCCAGCATCCAGGTCAAGAGCATCGCCGCCGGCTTCAAGTTCAGCCTGCTGCGGATTCCCGCCGCCGCGGCGATCGCCTACGGGGTAGCTCAGTTGCTCGGCCTGCCGCCGCTGGCGCAGAGCGTGCTGGTGCTGCAGATGAGCATGCCGGTGGCGGTCTACAACTACCTGTTCGCCCAGCGCGCCCGGCGCGAGCCGGAATTCGTCGCCGGCCTGGTGTTCTGCTCGACGCTGCTGTCGTTTCTCTACCTGCCGGTGCTGCTGGCGGTGCTGAACTGA
- the rpmE gene encoding 50S ribosomal protein L31, whose translation MKQGIHPEYKTVTATCSCGATHSIGTTASDDFHLDVCSNCHPFYTGKQKQATTGGRVERFNKRFGAALKRN comes from the coding sequence ATGAAACAAGGTATCCATCCGGAATACAAGACGGTCACGGCAACCTGCTCGTGTGGTGCGACCCACTCGATCGGTACCACGGCCAGCGACGATTTCCATCTGGACGTCTGCTCCAACTGCCACCCGTTCTACACCGGCAAGCAGAAGCAGGCGACCACCGGCGGCCGCGTCGAGCGCTTCAACAAGCGTTTCGGAGCCGCGCTCAAGCGTAACTGA